The genomic window TAACCGAAACCCTATCTTCCACACCTCCTGGACATACCTGGCATTTATCATTTGGTCGCCGAAATGTGGTCTACATATCATTGGAACACCCTCACTTATGCTCTCCAACGTTGAGTTCCAGCCATTATGGGTCCAAAATCCACCAATCGCCTGGTGCCCAAGAACTTCTTGTTGTGGGGCCCAGCTCACCACCATTCCCCTATCTCGTGCCTCTTCCTCAAAGCCGTCGGGTAGGCCTATCTTCCCTGAACCCTGAACCGAGTCAGGCCGGATCACCCAAAGAAATGGCATGCGACTGTTGGCCAAGCCCCATGCAGTCTCCACTAGCTCTTCCTGATCCATGGATGCCAAGCTCCCGAAGCTCACGAACAGAACAGATCCTACTTCTTGCTTGTCCAACCAATCCAAACATGTTCTATCTTGAGCCAACAGGCTGCTCTGGGCACCTAAAGATATCTTGTGAAGCGGACCGATCGCATACACCGGAACGCCcatgccatcaa from Triticum dicoccoides isolate Atlit2015 ecotype Zavitan unplaced genomic scaffold, WEW_v2.0 scaffold214847, whole genome shotgun sequence includes these protein-coding regions:
- the LOC119345202 gene encoding UDP-glycosyltransferase 76E1-like, with the protein product MVFSATIPHETMSTLIERIVVSSMCSSGVIINTFSDLEDAELQKIIDGMGVPVYAIGPLHKISLGAQSSLLAQDRTCLDWLDKQEVGSVLFVSFGSLASMDQEELVETAWGLANSRMPFLWVIRPDSVQGSGKIGLPDGFEEEARDRGMVVSWAPQQEVLGHQAIGGFWTHNGWNSTLESISEGVPMICRPHFGDQMINARYVQEVWKIGFRLEGKMDRDNIQRSVKKLFCHDEGGEMRRRANNLKDK